From the genome of Nocardia sp. NBC_01503, one region includes:
- a CDS encoding nitroreductase/quinone reductase family protein: MSGEIDAARKFQRVRIIQRYLINPPMRALVSAGLIADHALLETHGRRTGKRRVSVVGVNPDGTALWVVSEHGRRAGYVANIAAQPKIRVRYRRRWYPAVATLLPEDDARARLAGWRQQSTRNAIERFGTQLLTIRLDLDGYRGE, encoded by the coding sequence ATGTCCGGCGAGATCGATGCGGCCCGAAAGTTCCAGCGGGTCAGGATTATTCAGCGGTATCTGATCAATCCGCCGATGCGCGCCCTGGTCTCGGCCGGGCTGATCGCCGATCATGCGCTGCTGGAGACGCACGGTCGTAGAACCGGTAAGCGCCGGGTGAGCGTGGTGGGTGTGAATCCCGACGGCACCGCGCTGTGGGTGGTCTCCGAGCACGGTCGACGCGCCGGTTATGTCGCCAATATCGCCGCGCAGCCCAAGATTCGAGTGCGGTATCGGCGGCGCTGGTATCCGGCCGTGGCCACCCTGTTGCCCGAGGATGACGCCCGGGCGCGATTGGCGGGCTGGCGACAGCAGTCGACCCGCAATGCCATCGAGCGTTTCGGCACCCAATTGCTCACCATCCGCCTGGATCTGGACGGCTACCGGGGCGAATAG